A portion of the Saccharomyces paradoxus chromosome XV, complete sequence genome contains these proteins:
- the VMA4 gene encoding H(+)-transporting V1 sector ATPase subunit E (Subunit E of the V1 domain of the vacuolar H+-ATPase (V-ATPase)~similar to YOR332W), translated as MSSAITALTPNQVNDELNKMQAFIRKEAEEKAKEIQLKADQEYEIEKTNIVRNETNNIDGNFKSKLKKAMLSQQITKSTIANKMRLKVLSAREQSLDGIFEETKEKLSGIANNRDEYKPILQSLIVEALLKLLEPKAIVKALERDADLIESMKDDIMREYGEKAQRAPLEEIVISKDYLNKDVISGGVVVSNASDKIEINNTLEERLKLLSEEALPAIRLELYGPSKTRKFFD; from the coding sequence ATGTCCTCCGCTATTACTGCTTTGACACCTAACCAAGTGAACGATGAATTGAACAAGATGCAAGCTTTCATCAGAAAGgaagctgaagaaaaagcgaAGGAAATCCAATTGAAGGCAGACCAAGAGTACGAAATTGAGAAGACCAACATTGTAAGAAATGAAACCAACAACATTGATGGCAACTTCAAGAGCAAGTTGAAGAAGGCCATGCTTTCGCAACAAATTACCAAGTCGACGATAGCAAACAAAATGAGGTTGAAGGTTCTTTCTGCTCGTGAACAGTCGCTGGACGGGATATTCGAAGAAACCAAGGAGAAGTTGTCAGGCATTGCCAATAACCGGGATGAGTACAAGCCCATTTTGCAATCATTGATCGTGGAAGCTCTTTTGAAGTTGTTGGAGCCTAAGGCCATTGTCAAGGCTCTTGAAAGAGACGCTGATTTAATCGAGTCGATGAAGGACGATATTATGCGTGAGTACGGCGAAAAGGCCCAACGTGCACCATTGGAAGAGATTGTTATTTCCAAGGATTACTTGAACAAAGACGTCATCTCCGGCGGTGTGGTGGTCTCCAATGCCTCCGACAAGATTGAAATTAACAACACTTTGGAGGAAAGATTGAAATTGTTAAGTGAAGAGGCATTGCCCGCCATCAGACTGGAATTGTACGGTCCTTCCAAGACAAGAAAGTTCTTTGACTGA
- the MRS2 gene encoding Mrs2p (Mitochondrial inner membrane Mg(2+) channel~similar to YOR334W) encodes MNRRLLVRSISCFQPLSRITFGRPNTAFLRSYADTFATAKTNGTILRKQLLSLKPISPSDSLFISCTVFNSKGNIISMSEKFPKWSFLTEHSLFPRDLRKIDNSSIDIIPTIMCKPNCIVINLLHIKALIERDKVYVFDTTNPSAAAKLSVLMYDLESKLSSTKNNSQFYEHRALESIFINVMSALETDFKLHSQICIQILNDLENEVNRLKLRHLLIKSKDLTLFYQKTLLIRDLLDELLENDDDLANMYLTVKKSPKDNFSDLEMLIETYYTQCDEYVQQSESLIQDIKSTEEIVNIILDANRNSLMLLELKVTIYTLGFTVASVLPAFYGMNLKNFIEESEWGFTSVVMFSIVSALYITKKNFNSLRSVTKMTMYPNSPANSTAYLKTPASISLSNKLRRRRNWWKSTKQRLGVLLYGTSYYNEANLSNNKINKGLSKLKKFNMENDIKNKQNRDMIWKWLIEDKKN; translated from the coding sequence ATGAATCGGCGTCTCCTGGTGCGTTCTATATCATGTTTCCAACCTTTGTCGAGAATAACCTTTGGAAGACCAAACACAGCATTTCTTAGAAGCTATGCCGATACATTCGCTACTGCAAAAACGAATGGCACCATATTGCGGAAACAGTTACTGTCGTTGAAGCCCATTTCTCCCTCCGACTCACTGTTCATCTCGTGCACGGTGTTCAATTCCAAGGGAAATATCATCTCAATGTCCGAGAAGTTTCCTAAATGGTCCTTTTTAACTGAACATTCCCTTTTCCCCAGAGATCTGAGGAAAATAGACAACTCTTctattgatattattccAACCATCATGTGCAAGCCGAACTGTATTGTTATTAACTTATTACATATCAAGGCTCTTATTGAACGAGACAAAGTCTACGTCTTCGACACAACAAACCCCTCCGCCGCTGCCAAATTGAGTGTACTCATGTATGACTTGGAGTCTAAGTTATCTTCCACCAAGAACAACTCTCAATTTTATGAGCATAGAGCCCTCGAGAGTATTTTTATCAACGTAATGAGCGCATTGGAAACGGACTTCAAGCTTCACTCACAAATCTGTATCCAAATCTTAAATGATCTGGAGAACGAGGTCAATAGACTTAAGCTGCGCCATCTATTAATTAAATCCAAAGATCTTACCCTTTTTTACCAAAAGACTTTATTGATCAGAGATCTATTAGATGAGTTACTGGAAAATGACGATGATCTAGCAAACATGTACCTGACAGTTAAGAAGTCTCCGAAGGACAATTTTTCGGACTTGGAAATGCTTATAGAGACTTACTATACCCAATGTGATGAATATGTTCAACAATCGGAATCTTTGATTCAAGATATCAAATCCACTGAGGAAATCGTCAACATCATATTGGACGCAAATAGAAACTCATTAATGCTGTTAGAGTTGAAAGTTACCATCTATACATTGGGATTCACCGTAGCATCTGTACTACCTGCGTTTTATGGTATGAAtttaaaaaactttatcGAGGAGAGTGAATGGGGGTTTACTTCGGTGGTGATGTTCTCCATCGTTTCTGCCCTTTATAtcaccaagaaaaattttaattctttaagATCTGTGACAAAGATGACTATGTATCCAAACTCACCCGCAAACTCTACTGCATATCTCAAAACGCCGGCTTCTATTTCTCTGTCAAATAAACTAAGAAGAAGGCGAAACTGGTGGAAATCGACCAAGCAGCGGCTGGGAGTATTGCTTTATGGTACCAGCTATTATAATGAGGCTAATTTGTCGAACaataaaattaataaaGGCCTTtcgaaattgaagaaattcaatatGGAGAATGATATTAAAAACAAGCAAAACAGAGAcatgatttggaaatggTTGATAGAAGATaagaagaattga
- the ALA1 gene encoding alanine--tRNA ligase (Cytoplasmic and mitochondrial alanyl-tRNA synthetase~similar to YOR335C) yields the protein MTIGDKQKWTASNVRNTFLDYFKSKEHKFVKSSPVVPFDDPTLLFANAGMNQYKPIFLGTVDPASDFYTLKRAFNSQKCIRAGGKHNDLEDVGKDSYHHTFFEMLGNWSFGDYFKKEAITYSWTLLTEVYGIPKDRLYVTYFEGDEKLGLEPDTEARELWKNVGVPDDHILPGNAKDNFWEMGDQGPCGPCSEIHYDRIGGRNAASLVNMDDPDVLEVWNLVFIQFNREQDGSLKPLPAKHIDTGMGFERLVSVLQDVRSNYDTDVFTPLFERIQEITSVRPYSGNFGENDKDGIDTAYRVLADHVRTLTFALADGGVPNNEGRGYVLRRILRRGARYARKYMNYPIGNFFSTLAPTLISQVQDIFPELAKDPAFLFEILDEEEASFAKTLDRGERLFEKYASAASKTESRTLDGKQVWRLYDTYGFPVDLTELMAEEQGLKIDGPGFEKAKQESYEASKRGGKKDQSDLIKLNVHELSELNDAKVPKTNDEFKYGSANVESTILKLHDGTKFVDEITEPGKKYGIILDKTCFYAEQGGQEYDTGKIVIDDVAEFNVENVQLYNGFVFHTGSLEEGKLSIGDKIIASFDELRRFPIKNNHTGTHILNFALKETLGNDVDQKGSLVAPEKLRFDFSHKKAVTNDELKKVEDICNEQIKENLQVFYKEIPLDLAKSIDGVRAVFGETYPDPVRVVSVGKPIEELLANPANEEWTKYSIEFCGGTHVNKTGDIKYFVILEESGIAKGIRRIVAVTGTEAFEAQRLAEQFAADLDAADKLPFSPIKEKKLKELGVKLGQLSISVITKNELKQKFNKIEKAVKDEVKSRAKKENKQTLDEVKTFFETNESAPYLVKFIDISPNAKAITEAINYMKSNDGVKDKSIYLLAGNDPEGRVAHGCYISNAALAKGIDGSELAKKVSSIIGGKAGGKGNVFQGMGDKPVAIKDAVDDLESLFKEKLSI from the coding sequence ATGACGATCGGTGATAAGCAAAAATGGACCGCTTCTAATGTCCGTAATACCTTTTTAGACTATTTCAAGTCCAAAGAACACAAGTTTGTCAAATCCTCTCCAGTCGTTCCATTTGATGATCCAACTTTACTTTTCGCTAACGCCGGTATGAACCAATATAAACCTATCTTTTTAGGTACCGTCGATCCAGCTTCCGATTTCTACACCTTGAAAAGGGCTTTCAACTCTCAAAAGTGTATCAGAGCCGGCGGTAAACATAACGATTTAGAAGATGTTGGTAAAGATTCCTATCATCATaccttttttgaaatgcTGGGTAACTGGTCGTTTGGTGACTATTTCAAGAAGGAAGCGATTACCTACTCGTGGACTCTGTTGACTGAAGTTTACGGTATTCCAAAGGATAGATTATACGTTACTTACTTCGAaggtgatgaaaaattgggcTTGGAACCTGACACCGAAGCCCGCGAATTATGGAAAAATGTTGGTGTTCCCGATGACCATATATTACCTGGTAATGCAAAGGACAACTTTTGGGAAATGGGTGACCAAGGTCCATGTGGTCCCTGTTCTGAAATCCACTACGATAGAATAGGTGGTAGAAATGCCGCTTCTTTGGTTAACATGGACGATCCTGATGTCTTGGAAGTCTGGAATTTGgtttttattcaatttaACAGAGAACAAGACGGTTCTTTGAAGCCATTACCTGCCAAGCATATTGATACAGGTATGGGGTTCGAAAGATTGGTTTCTGTCCTGCAAGATGTTAGATCTAACTACGATACCGATGTCTTTACACCTTTATTCGAACGTATCCAAGAAATAACTTCAGTTAGACCATATTCTGGCAATTTTGGTGAAAACGATAAGGACGGTATCGATACCGCTTACAGAGTTCTAGCTGATCATGTCCGTACATTAACTTTTGCCTTGGCTGATGGTGGTGTTCCAAACAATGAAGGTAGAGGATATGTCTTGAGACGTATTCTAAGAAGAGGTGCCCGTTACGCTCGTAAATACATGAATTACCCAATCGGTAACTTTTTCTCTACTTTGGCCCCAACTTTGATTTCTCAGGTTCAAGACATCTTTCCCGAATTAGCTAAGGATCCTGCATTCCTCTTTGAAATCttggatgaagaagaagcttcTTTCGCCAAAACCTTGGACCGTGGTGAAAGgctatttgaaaaatatgctTCAGCTGCTTCTAAGACTGAATCTAGGACATTAGACGGTAAGCAGGTTTGGAGGCTATACGACACTTATGGTTTCCCAGTCGACTTGACTGAATTGATGGCTGAAGAACAAGGCTTAAAGATCGATGGCCCAGGTTTCGAGAAAGCCAAGCAAGAATCATACGAAGCATCCAAAAGAGGTGGCAAGAAGGATCAAAGTGATTTGATTAAACTAAACGTTCATGAATTATCCGAGTTAAACGACGCCAAAGTGCCCAAGACTAACGATGAATTCAAATACGGTAGTGCCAACGTCGAGAGTACTATTTTGAAACTGCACGACGGTACCAAGTTTGTAGATGAGATCACCGAACCAGGTAAAAAGTACGGTATTATTTTAGATAAGACATGTTTCTACGCCGAACAGGGTGGTCAAGAATATGACACTGGTAAAATTGTTATTGATGATGTTGCCGAATTTAATGTTGAAAACGTTCAATTGTATAACGGTTTCGTTTTTCACACTGGGTCTTTAGAAGAAGGTAAGTTGTCTATTGGCGACAAGATTATCGCTTCATTTGATGAACTACGTCGTTTCCCTATTAAGAACAACCACACTGGTACACATATCTTAAATTTTGCCTTGAAGGAAACTTTGGGTAATGATGTCGATCAGAAGGGTTCTTTGGTTGCTCCAGAAAAACTGAGATTCGATTTCTCTCACAAAAAGGCAGTAACAAACgatgaattgaagaaggttgAAGATATTTGTAACGAgcaaatcaaagaaaacttgCAAGTGTTTTACAAGGAAATTCCATTGGACTTGGCTAAATCCATCGATGGTGTTCGTGCTGTCTTTGGTGAGACTTATCCAGACCCAGTTCGTGTAGTTTCTGTTGGTAAGCCAATCGAAGAATTATTGGCCAACCCAGCTAACGAAGAATGGACCAAATACTCTATCGAATTTTGCGGTGGTACCCATGTCAATAAGACCGGTGATATCAAATACTTCGTCATTTTAGAAGAAAGTGGTATTGCAAAGGGTATCAGAAGAATTGTTGCTGTTACGGGAACTGAAGCCTTTGAAGCCCAAAGATTGGCTGAACAATTTGCTGCCGATTTGGATGCTGCAGACAAGCTGCCGTTCTCTccaataaaagaaaagaaattgaaggaaCTTGGCGTTAAACTCGGTCAACTTTCAATTTCTGTTATCACAAAGAATGAACTAAAGCAAaaattcaacaaaattgaaaaagctgTAAAGGATGAAGTTAAGTCAAGAgccaaaaaggaaaacaaacaaaCTTTGGATGAAGTGAAGACCTTTTTCGAAACCAATGAGAGTGCCCCATATTTAGTCAAATTCATTGATATTTCTCCAAATGCCAAAGCTATTACTGAAGCCATCAACTACATGAAATCCAATGATGGTGTCAAGGACAAGTCAATCTATTTATTAGCAGGTAATGACCCTGAAGGTCGTGTTGCTCACGGTTGTTACATCTCCAATGCTGCTTTGGCTAAGGGTATTGATGGTTCAGAACTTGCCAAAAAGGTATCCAGTATCATTGGTGGTAAAGCTGGTGGTAAAGGTAATGTTTTCCAAGGTATGGGTGATAAGCCAGTCGCTATAAAGGATGCAGTTGATGATTTAGAAAGCTTGTTCAAGGAGAAGCTTTCCATTTaa
- the KRE5 gene encoding Kre5p (Protein required for beta-1,6 glucan biosynthesis~similar to YOR336W) gives MRLLALISLLLYAPLRSLAHSLRYGIPESVQVWSILVHLLDDLDGQLLADLYPLVTGLDDEIDTQENLVALTSNILRERYGEEDVADLLELYADLYPMGMIEWSTSSNAEPEDIDESYFVLNGNRYEKPDDVFYLKSKDLITQQKIPDIDVIQPYDVVIGANSKAPILILYSCPNINDPDFEEFNRNLFMEAMNEEGKIRFIWRPTCSLDGKSVEYPLDFPLEITLQNGSSMSSIPQLKKILSTVPNEISVEVDHDDQLYDLKPEELRELDLKVTSLISEFYQDKEDTIATLNFTKNIVNNFPLISKQLARASTVNKDIIASNEKLNSKGFDYNMLGLYINGQNWKITSLNPYNLLTALKTEHQSLLKITNLLQNLEPSKGVLDSKFLLNKFSQFSLGKLQNLQPIKLDLHTIPGFSESVIYFNDIETDPQYNELVNNVQAFFDKSKFGELPEIRQNWSEIIFVIDFAHLEDSEVKEALGGLVRAVNVVSQGYPQRVGLLPFSSNSDRSVVNKIYELKNSTDDLTELKTFLETMLLADGLSANAKFSKHISVPDVFHLLDELQIDETSIIINGEIYPFKKNAWNYLIAKVIKKDTEFIRKELSISSPKNKQTSVRDLLHYKSASLRHNKYTPNYFADSLYSSVNNTVLESICPERIISYTKNEEYNLLHTITLVDDFSSIHALKRLKNLLHISFVGVRMRIIHIGDISDTWLQLRGSFSQKDPIGPVNTLIDALKFKKGKSHTRTKISLNRLGLHKWLPDIPLFELGKGSFIALNGRFIHLDQNEVPETKHFEAIIKREAVRTIDSVFALDLLFPGFSQERIDPDLIEMISSILTKLFYQGTHIYGNGIDYTTESSLPRMDLNQFFEPNNLTMFEDGKSAPIDLLLILDPLEERSQMILSLVEQFKSLKFVNTQVVLMPTLELNVVPIRRIYVDNAEIVKSITSENSKSDPGVDIEMNVPNYFIVDNNHRLKKLLIELHVFSNKTVLSAGNIDGIGGVCLALADAAGNIIDKTTTMKTFGYGQFHIDKFLKGCYIKSCDSRYTVQSFSTDGHPDFIPSNLLDIVSYNPQEIAVKISEEPSHEKEHEEEGDDDTTINIFTILETGPEEEERYKQMILSILSKCPKTQKVNFFTLDQPFISNNLRKSCEYINSSSEMRGSVIFLDYEWPRWLRPQRFSLRRRDVSKFLFLDVILPQNVSKILYMIPTETPLDPFDMFQFQGLKRAPLGLFRMSGDGYWKEGYWEKMLRENNLEFYSTEPGFLVNLKRFRELDAGDKYRIHYQRISTDARSLVNIGQDLVNNLQLEVPIRSLKRSFKKELVINNELLAKWKKSVNIFASSPTDEEVSGESDSSEYQDYDNAAPLHDEL, from the coding sequence ATGAGATTACTGGCGTTGAtatcgttattattgtatGCGCCGCTTCGTTCATTGGCCCATAGCTTACGATATGGCATACCCGAATCTGTTCAGGTCTGGTCTATTTTAGTTCACTTACTAGACGATCTTGATGGCCAGCTACTAGCTGATTTATACCCTTTGGTCACCGGTTTGGATGATGAGATTGATACTCAAGAAAACCTTGTGGCGCTAACTTCGAATATATTAAGGGAACGGTACGGTGAAGAGGATGTGGCCGATCTGTTGGAACTGTATGCTGATCTTTACCCTATGGGCATGATAGAGTGGAGTACCAGTTCTAATGCTGAACCGGAAGATATAGATGAGAgctattttgttttgaatGGTAATAGGTACGAGAAGCCCGATGACGtgttttatttgaaatctAAGGATTTAATAACCCAGCAGAAAATCCCAGATATTGATGTTATACAGCCTTACGATGTTGTCATTGGCGCTAACTCTAAAGCACCGATTTTGATCTTGTACAGTTGTCCTAACATTAATGACCCTGACTTCGAAGAATTTAATAGAAATTTATTCATGGAAGCCATGAATGAAGAGGGAAAGATTAGATTTATTTGGAGACCAACATGCTCCCTTGATGGAAAAAGTGTGGAGTATCCCTTAGATTTCCCACTTGAAATTACTTTACAAAATGGTTCTAGCATGAGTTCAATACctcaattgaagaaaatactATCTACTGTACCAAACGAAATATCAGTTGAAGTAGACCACGATGATCAGCTTTATGACCTAAAACCAGAAGAATTACGTGAACTTGATTTGAAAGTAACATCGTTAATCTCGGAATTTTATCAAGACAAAGAAGATACTATAGCCACTCTAAACTTTactaaaaatattgttaaCAACTTTCCACTAATCTCCAAACAACTGGCTAGGGCTTCTACTGTCAACAAGGATATAATAGCAAGTAACGAAAAACTTAATAGTAAAGGCTTTGATTATAACATGTTGGGTCTCTATATTAATGGACAGAACTGGAAAATTACTTCACTGAACCCGTACAATTTGCTTACTGCTTTAAAAACTGAACATCAAAGTTTACTGAAAATCACAAATCTTTTGCAAAATCTCGAGCCCTCAAAAGGCGTGCTGGATTCCAAGTTCTTACTAAATAAATTTTCTCAGTTTTCATTAGGGAAGTTGCAAAACTTACAACCAATTAAATTGGATCTTCACACAATTCCAGGGTTCTCAGAATCAGTAATATACTTCAACGATATCGAAACCGATCCGCAATATAATGAATTAGTAAATAATGTTCaagcattttttgataaatcaaaatttggaGAGTTGCCTGAGATAAGGCAAAACTGGTCAGAGATCATATTCGTTATAGATTTTGCCCATTTAGAAGATAGTGAAGTCAAGGAGGCATTGGGTGGATTAGTTCGTGCCGTCAATGTTGTCTCCCAAGGCTATCCACAAAGAGTCGGACTTTTGCCATTTAGTTCCAATAGTGATAGATCCGTTGTCAATAAAATTTACGAGCTCAAAAATTCAACTGACGATCTGACAGAGTTGAAAACGTTTTTGGAAACAATGCTGCTTGCCGACGGTCTTTCTGCGAATGCAAAATTTTCGAAGCACATATCAGTTCCAGATGTTTTTCATCTACTTGATGAACTTCAAATCGACGAAACATCAATTATAATTAATGGGGAGATTTACCCATTTAAAAAAAACGCTTGGAACTATTTGATCGCAAAAGTTATAAAGAAGGACACTGAATTCATTCGTAAAGAACTAAGCATCTCCTCTccaaaaaacaaacaaaccAGTGTGAGGGACTTATTACACTACAAATCTGCAAGTTTGAGACATAATAAATATACGCCAAATTATTTTGCCGATTCGCTATACTCTTCGGTCAATAATACTGTATTAGAAAGTATCTGCCCAGAAAGAATAATCTCTTATACtaagaatgaagaatacAATTTATTACACACGATTACACTGGTTGATGATTTTAGTTCTATTCAtgctttgaaaagattgaaaaatttgttgcATATCTCATTTGTTGGTGTTAGGATGAGAATCATTCATATAGGTGATATTTCAGACACTTGGCTTCAATTGCGTGGTAGCTTTTCCCAAAAAGATCCGATAGGCCCAGTAAATACACTTATTGACGCCTTGAAATttaaaaagggaaaaagtCACACACGCACAAAAATTAGCTTAAACAGGTTGGGCCTTCATAAATGGCTTCCTGATATTCCATTATTTGAATTGGGGAAGGGTTCATTTATTGCTTTGAACGGTCGCTTTATTCATCTTGATCAAAATGAAGTACCAGAAACAAAGCATTTCGAagcaataataaaaagagaagctgtaagaactatcgattcaGTCTTCGCCCTAGACTTACTTTTCCCAGGTTTTTCACAGGAAAGAATCGATCCTGATTTAATAGAAATGATATCCTCTATTCTAACTAAGTTATTTTACCAAGGCACGCATATATACGGTAATGGCATCGATTATACCACTGAAAGTAGCTTGCCAAGAATGGATTTGAATCAGTTTTTTGAACCTAATAATTTGACAATGTTCGAAGATGGAAAATCAGCTCCTATTGATTTATTGCTAATTTTAGACCCACTTGAAGAGAGATCACAAATGATTCTCTCTCTTGTTGAGCAATTTaagtctttgaaatttgttaATACTCAAGTAGTTTTAATGCCGACGCTGGAATTAAACGTTGTCCCCATTAGAAGAATATATGTTGATAACGCAGAGATTGTCAAATCAATAACTTCTGAGAATAGCAAGTCGGATCCAGGAGTAGATATCGAAATGAATGTCCCTAATTATTTCATCGTAGACAACAATCATCggctaaaaaaattgctcATAGAATTACATGTGTTTTCTAACAAAACAGTTCTTTCAGCTGGCAATATTGATGGTATAGGGGGTGTATGTCTAGCACTTGCCGATGCTGCGGGGAACATCATCGACAAAACTACAACAATGAAAACCTTTGGTTATGGACAGTTCCATATCGACAAGTTTTTAAAGGGTTGCTATATAAAAAGTTGTGATTCAAGATATACTGTTCAGTCTTTTTCTACTGACGGGCATCCTGACTTCATACCATCAAATTTACTGGATATAGTGTCGTACAACCCACAAGAAATTGCTGtgaaaatttcagaagAGCCCTCACACGAGAAAGAACATGAGGAAGAAGGCGACGATGATACAACaatcaatattttcacTATTTTAGAAACTGGACCGGAAGAGGAGGAAAGGTATAAGCAAATGATTTTATCCATTTTGTCTAAATGTCCCAAAACGCAGAaagtgaatttttttactttagATCAGCCATTTATCTCCAACAATTTAAGAAAATCATGTGAGTACATAAATTCCTCTAGTGAAATGAGAGGCAGTGtcattttcttggattATGAATGGCCTCGATGGTTAAGACCGCaaagattttctttaagGAGGAGGGATGTATCCAAGTTTCTGTTCCTAGATGTCATTTTACCTCAAAATGTCtccaaaatattatatatgATCCCTACTGAAACACCACTTGATCCTTTTGACatgtttcaatttcaagGCCTCAAACGTGCACCTCTAGGATTATTCCGAATGAGTGGTGATGGTTATTGGAAAGAGGGGTATTGGGAGAAAATGCTAAGGGAAAATAatttagaattttattCTACTGAACCGGGCTTTCTTGTAAACTTAAAAAGGTTTCGTGAACTAGATGCGGGTGATAAATACAGAATTCACTATCAACGTATATCCACAGATGCCAGATCTCTTGTCAATATTGGCCAAGATCTGGTTAACAACCTACAACTTGAGGTTCCGATTAGATCCCTGAAGAGGTCCTTCAAGAAGGAATTAGTCATTAATAATGAACTTCTTGCtaagtggaaaaaaagtgttAATATATTTGCATCCTCCCCTACGGATGAAGAAGTATCTGGAGAAAGCGATAGTAGCGAATACCAAGATTACGACAACGCCGCTCCTCTGCATGACGAATTATAA